Below is a genomic region from Telmatobacter sp. DSM 110680.
CTGAACACCGGACGAAACGCCGGGACCGCCCGGTGCAACGGAAGCTACAGCGTTAATGATGTTGATGGTCAGTACCTTCTTCCGCATGCTGCGGTTTTCCAGATACAGGTGCCGGTTGAAGGTATGCGTCACCTCGTGGCCAAGTACGCCCGCCAGTTCAGCTTCATTCTCCAATAAAGAGAGCAATCCTGTGGTCACGTAGACTGTGCCATTAGGTTCGGCGAATGCATTCTGCATGGGATCGCGAAGAACCAGGCAACGAAACTGCACTTTCTCCGGTGTGGGCCGTTCGGCGATGACACGCTTGCACACGGAGTCCATGTAAGCCTGAAGGTCAGGGTTTTCGAAAATGAGCCCCTTTTTGGCGACCTGCCTATCTACTTCATTGATGTCGTCAAGAAGCTGAAGATCGATCTTTGTGAAGTTGAATCCAGAATTGGGCGAGTTCTGCTCCTGCGCCTGAACGACAGCGCCAGCGAAAAGCGACATCAGAAGCAGGAAAAGCAGGAGAACTGAACGGCTGCCGGCTTGCGAACGCATGCGCCACCTCGGTTTGAGCATTGAGGTAAATGGCCCACGGGGAAGCGCCAGAAATATACACCTGCGTCCACTGCCCGGCAAGTGACGAGATGAGGGCAATCCCTATTTTTCTAAGAACTTCCCGTGTCCGCCGTTGACCCACGGATTGTATTGCTCCGCAAACTTGGCGCGGTTCTGCACCGACGGATGGCTGTACGACCAGAACTCCACAAACGCATTTGGATTGGGATCGTCGAGCCACGCCTCGCCCAGGTGGTTGAACGACGATACCGCCGTCTTCTGCGGATCCGCCACCAGGCCGTGAATCGCCTCCTGCCCGTAGACATCAGCCTCATGCTCAAAGTGACGGCTGAACGTGTTGCCCACCGGCGTCAGGACAAATCCCGCAATCGAAAGCGCAAAAAACAGTGTGAGAAACCCCGCACGGCTTCCAACTCCCACAACCTTCCATCTTTCCCCGAAGCGCCGCACTATCGCCTGCGCCAGCTTTGCGCTCCCCCAGAAAACAAAAAACAGCCCCCCCATCATGCCCGCCAGCATTTTAGGAATATGGTTCAGCACATAATGTCCGCTCTCGTGGCCGAAGATGAACACGATCTCGTCGTCCGGCATCCGGTCGGTTGTCGTATCCCACATGACAAAGCGCTTGCTCGATCCGATCCCGGTAACGTACGCGTTGATCCCATTGCTCTTTTCGCTGGCCTTCATCAAGAACATGCGCTCCGGCGGAACAGAAGTTCCCGTCCGAGCCACCAGCGCTTCCAGCCTGGTCACGAGCACAGGATGCGTCTTCCCTAGCGGCTCGAACTTGTTGAACAGCGGATCAATGATGAGAGGCGCTACAAACACCGAAAGCACAATCAGCGGCAGTGAGATCACCCACAACCAAACCCAGTAGCGAAGCGGCGATTTGCGGACAATCCAGTTGAAGAAAAGCGCGATCGGCACGCCCATCACAAGTGAAACCGCCATTCCTTTCCCCTGGTCTCCGAACCAGCTTGCCCAGCTCTGCACGCTGATCCCGTAACGCAAACTGGCCGCGTGCCCGATGGCATCGACTGGAAGGCCGGCAGCACTTAAGAAAACGATCAATATCGCAAAGAATGCCAGCCCCTGAACCCAGCGTCGCTTCAGCCTTTCCGCCGTCCACGCGTCTAACCGCGTAGCAGTTCCGGATGCAAGCAGCCAAAACAGCACAAGCAAGCTCCACAGCGAACCGGCAATGTCCAGCGTTACGCGGATCTTGTTCAACGCAACCGCCTGTGCCAGTTTGTCCGGCGGCAAAGAGTAGGCTTGCTCGGAATGCGGTTCGACCCGGCTCGAGATTCGGCTCGATGCAGAGCTGGAAACCGGGATCGGCTGGCTTTGAGGCGCGGAAGGCGCTTGTCCGGCGACTGATCCGGAACTGAACATGAACAGAATCGTTACAGTACCTGCGATCATCAGACGCTGCACAATTGCCACGAGGTTTTCCTTTTGAGACCCAGGAATTTGAGACAATCAAGTTTACCGATGTCCTCTGAGACGTACCAACGAATACCTCGAATCCTATTTGTCGAGCGGCCGAAAGTGGTCGGCACGATGAAGACTATGCTGCTGGGGGCTCTGCTCTGCTTCACCCTTGCGGCTACCAGCGCAACCGGCCAGCGAAAAGCAGCCACGCATCCCGCCGCCATCAAAGACGCCGGCCAAGCATCGCCCGTCCTGCTCGACACAATGAGCGGCGAATTGCAGCGCGCCTTCACATCGCTAGGCAAGCCCGGCCCAAACCAAAAAGACGCCGACAAGCAACTTCCGCCATACTTCCTCAGCTATTCCGTGGCTGACGCCTCTTCCGTCTCCATCCGTGCCCAATTCGGTGCCCTGGCTGACAGCAACAGCAATCACGTCCGCGTAGCTGACGTGCAAGTGCGCATCGGCGACCCCAAGCTCGACAACACCCACGGTACCCATCGCGCCTCCGCCGTCAATAGCCTTCAGTTGCCATTGACCGATGATCGTGTTGCCCTCGCGCGCACTCTCTGGCTGGCCACCAATGCCGGATATGGCACCGCGCTTGACAACTTCCTTCGCGTCAAGACAGAGGCCCAGGTCCGTGCCAAAGAGGAAGACACCTCGCCCGACTTCAGCAAGGAGTCCCCTGAGGTGTCGATCACCAAAGCGGCACCGCAGATCGTGATTGACCGCGCCGCATGGGAACAGCGCATAAAGTCCCTCAGCCGCGTCTTTCGCGATTATCCCGATGTCTACCAGAACATCGCGATGCTCACCGTGCAGAACGAAACCGACTACTACGCATCCTCTGAAGGCTCACGCGTAGTCGCTCCGCATACCCAGGCGCGCGTGGTTGTCTTCGCCGTAACCCGCGCCGATGACGGCATGGACCTGTTCCGCGCCCAAACCTTTGAAGCAGAAACCGTCGATGGCCTGCCTTCGCAGGAATCGATGGAAGCGGGCGTCCGCGAATTAGGCAAGAGTCTCGAAGCCCTGCGTAAAGCCCCCGTCACCGAGCCGTTTGATGGTCCCGCGATTCTCTCTGGCCGTGCATCCGCCGTGTTCTTCCACGAAGTCCTCGGCCACCGCCTCGAAGGCCAGCGCCAGCGCGGCGACGAAGAAGGACAGACCTTCACCAAGGAACTCAACAAGCCAGTTCTACCGCCCTTCATGTCGGTCTCCGACGATCCCACCGTAACCACCTTCGGTAAGACCTGGCTAAGCGGCAGCTACACCTATGACGACGAGGGCGTGAAAGCCCGCCGCGTCGACCTCATTCAGGACGGCGTTCTCAAAACGTTTCTCATGTCCCGCCTGCCCATCGCCAGCTTTGCCGCCTCCAACGGCCATGGCCGCGCCCAGACTGGACGCATGCCCACCGGCCGTCAAGGCAACCTCATCGTCACTTCCACAAAGACCGAGTCCGAAGCTGACTTGAAAAAGCAATTGATCGAAGAAGCCAAGAAACAAGGCAAACCCTACGGCCTCTACTTCGAAGACATCTCTTCCGGATTTGCAGTCACCACGCGTAGCGCACCGCAGGCCTTTCAGGTCATCCCACTCGTGGTCTACCGCGTATATGTTGACGGCCGTCCCGATGAACTTGTTCGCGGCGTCAGCATTGTCGGTACTCCCCTCGCTGCGATGAAACGCATCGTGGCCACCAGTGACAAGCCCGAAGTCTTCAACGGCGAGTGCGGCGCGGAATCCGGCACCGTTCCCGTCAGCGCAGTCGCACCCGCCATGCTTGTCAGCGAAATTGAAACCCAGCGCCAGCAGCAAGGCACTCAGCGTCCGCCGATTCTCCCCATTCCCGGCGCCGCTGCACCCATAGCAACGAAGGAGGCACAATGAAGCCCACGCGCCGCATCGCAAATCTGTTCACCGCGGGACTTCTGTCTGCCGCCATCCTCGTGCCCCACAGCGCAACTGCACAGGCGACGCGCGCTGATGCCGAGAAGGATCCGGTCCTCAAAGCCATGCTCGACGAACTTGATCGCAGCATGGCTCACCTCCAACTCCCCGGCTTTGAAAAGCCTTATTTCATCGAATACCGCATTGAAGAAGTTCAGGACTTTGAGACCCGCGCCAGCTACGGCGCCGCCGAAGGCTCGCAGCACAGCCATGCGCGCGTAGCCCGCATCAGCGTTCGCGTAGGCGACTACAAGACTGACAACTCCGGCCCCCGCGGCGAAGGCGCACTGCAGCTGACAGCCATCGACGATGATCCGATTGCACTGCGCTCCTCCCTGTGGACCGGCACTGATCAAGCCTACAAATCCGCTCTAGCAGCGTTCGCGCAAAAACAGGCCGAACTCAAGCAGGTGCAAACACCTCCGCAGGCCGACGACTTCAGCAAGGCCAAGCCCATCATCTCGCTCGCTGATCCGGTAAAACTCTCCGTTGATGAAAAATCGTGGGAAGAACGCGTAGCCCGCGACAGCGGTGTCTATCGCAGTGATCCGGCCGTCAGCGCCGGGCAACACGATATCCAGTACTCCACTGCCTCCTTCCATGCCCGCGTCACTACGACATGGATCGTCTCCAGCGAAGGCGCGATCGTGCGCAAGATTTCAAGTAATTACTCCGAGTCCTTTGGCGTGGGGACGCAGGCTGACGACGGCATGCGACTCGACCGCTCTTACGGGACCAGTGGCGTCGCCCTCAGCGATCTCGACAACGCCGATGCTTTCAAGAAGCACGTCGTCACGCTCATTACATCTCTCGGTGAACTGCGCAAAGCTCCACTCGTAGAAGAGGAATATCACGGACCTGTGCTGCTCAGTGCCGACGCCAGCGCCGACACGCTTCACTCCCTGCTCGCCAGTGGAGTCACCGCCACACGCCCCAAGCTAGGAACGGAAGCGCGCACCAATGGACCGTTCGCTTCGAGCTACCACGCGCGCATTCTGCCGGAGTTCCTCACCGTCGTCGACGATCCAGCCCTGAAGTCATATGAAGGCAAGGATCTCGTCGGCTCCTATTCGGTCGATGATGAAGCGGTACCGGCGCAAACCGTGAAGCTGGTTGCCGAAGGCCATCTCGAAAACTACCTCATCGGCCGTACCCCGGTTCGCGATTTTCCTGAGTCGAATGGCCACGCCCGCGCAGGCGTCACTGGGCCACCGCGCCCCGTGATCGGCGTCCTCAAGGTCACAGCGCAGCAGGGGCTCACCGATGAGGAGCTGACTAAAAAGCTGCTCGGCATCGCCAAAGATCGCGGCCTCAAAAGCGTCTACTACGTTGAAACTCTGGGGGCCGAATCGACCCCGCGCCTGCTGTACCGCATCGACCTCGACGGCAAACGCACCCTCGTGCGCGGGGCCGTGCTCGACGATCTCGATCAGCGTGCCCTTCGCTCCGGTGTCGAAGCCGCAGGCAAAAATCTGTGGGTCGCCAATTACGCCACAGAGGTTCCGGAAACCGTGCTGGCCCCCGCGCTTCTCTTCAGCGACGTCACCGTAAAACGCGCTAACGAAACCAACGACAAACTCCCCTACTACCCGCCACCCGATTGAGCCTTAAAGTCCATCCATCACTCCCACCAGTTCCGACGGGATCTGCAGTTGCCTTGATGCAATCCCCCAACAAGTTGGGATCCTAAGTACAATTTGTTGCCAACTACCGAGTGGCCGACCACTCTGGACCTCGGGCTGAAATCCGATAGAATCAGGCTTCGACTTCAAGGACGAGAAAAGAGAAGCATGCAGTTCTACACGCGCCAGGAGTGCGAGGATTGGCTGACACGGCGAGAGCGAATCCGCCCTGACCAAGACAAGTCTCTCCTTGCAGAACAGTTTCACTATCCTAGGGAAGGCTACCGTTTCTTCCCGATCGCGAATGCGATCGCGCAATCAATCACCTATCGGCAGCCGACACTCCTATGGGTTACTGAATGGGGAATATGGCCTTCGAGCGAGAACTGGCAGCTCTACTACAAACTGCGGCAATCCTACGGCGATTTCCGACTCCTGCAAGATGTGCCGGGACATCTGTTTTTGGAGTACGAATCGGAGGATTTCAGCACGTTTCTGCAAGTCGCGATGTTGAGCGGTTGGGGCGGATACGTGCTGACCGCAGCTAATTATGTGAACGCATTCTTCAGCCATGACGAATACATCGAATTCTTCACTAGGACACCCGCGCACCTGTCTGAATTGCGGCAGTATTTCGCAATACCGGAGAACACTGGGAAGTCTGAGTGATTTGGCGGCCCTGCCGATCTTTGCTACCTTTTCGCCTCAAAGCGACAGTGGCCGACCACACGCTCAAGACCTATGAAATCATATGCGCGCCACTGCCTGGGTCCGAGCGAGTGTGAGCACTGTGATGTCATCCTCCTGGCCGAAACTCTGCGCAACCTGCGCAATATACTCCGCGCGGGCGATCGAAAGAGCCGCGGTGCGCTCGAACCCAAACAGTTCCCCATCTTTTCCGCGGGCCTCCACCACACCGTCGGTCATCAGTGTCAACTGCTCTCCGTTGCCGAAATCAAATCTCTCTTCGGGATAACTGCTTCCGCCGCTCAAGCCCAGCGGAAGCCCGTTTTCTATGGCGAGCTCCTTTCCGTTCACGAACGGTGCGATGTGGCCAGCGTTGGCCACGAGAATCTCTCCGTTCGCGTCGGCCCGGAGCACCAGGCATGTTGTGAACCCGCCGCGGCTTCGTGCCAACATCCGCTGGTTCATCGCGTAAAGAATTTCCGCCGGGCTCTCGACGTAATGGGCCAGCGTGCGCAGTGTTCCCACCAGCAGCGCAACGGTCATCGCCGCGGGCATGCCCTTGCCGCTCACGTCGCCAATCGCGATCACCGTGCTCCCATTTGCCAATGGAATGATCTGAAAGAAGTCGCCACCGACTTGGCCGGCCGGCTTGTAGATGCTCTCGATCCTGAAGCCGGGAATCTCTGGCACCTCCACGGGAACCAGTACCTGCTGCACTGTGCGCGCTGACTCCATCTCCCCCGCCAGTCTCTCTTCATCGCGTCGCGAGCGGGCAAAGCGCAAGGGCAAAATGGCCAGCACTGCGAGCAGCATTACCATGTCTGCCACATCCTGCGCAGAGAAGGGGAAGGGCCAACTGGCAAGACGATTGAATCGGGCGGCAAAAGGGGCGATCCAGGTCTGGCCGCTGTCTTCGAGCACCCACAGCACAATCCGCATGAACCATGTGGCGTAACAGATTGCGACTGGTGCGAGCAACATCCGCGCGTCCGGAACGCCGTTCAGCGCTGATCGGTACAGCAATAAGAGGATGCACGCAAAGTACGGCAGCAGAGTGATCCCCCAGAACGTTTCCCAGGTTCTCACGCTCGTCCAATCCAGGTTGAGAGCGGCTTCGCTTAAAACCGTCGCCACGGAAGTCCCTATGGCGCTCCAGAAAAGCCAATTCCTTTGGCCGTCCAGGATCTTGAACACAAACAGCAGAAACAGAACCCAACTGGCCGCCGACATCCAAGCATCCGCTGAAGAAAGGACGTCGGCGGGAGACGGATAAAAAAGCGGCCAATCAACGACGAGGTGGTCTGCTCCTGTAAGCAGCTCGTACAGCCCGAACCACAAATATTCGAGATCGCCGGGCCGCATCCAGAACAGGAAGAACCCCCCGAACGCCGCCACTAGATTCATAAGCATGAGCACGTTGCCTGCTGTCGCGTTCCAGAACCGGCCCCAGTTGCGCGATGCTTTCAGCCCCTGTACCGCCGCCAAAACCCCCAAGATCGGGGCGCCCTGCGGCCCTCCTCCAACGCTGGCGGCATACTTGGGTGAATGCCAGACGCGGATCGCGAACGTCACCACGCGGTCTGGGGTAGACGGACCGACAGGAATCACGAAGATGTGATCCAGGTCGTAAAAGTGCGCGCCTTGCGGCGGCATCTTTCCGGACTCGCCAATGAGCTTTCCATCGGCGAAAAGATGGTAGCTCGTGAAGATGCGCGGAATACACAGTGCCAGAGGCTCAGCGTCCTGAGGGAGGCGCACCTTAAACCGGTACCATGCAAAGCCGGAATAGCGATCGTAGCCTTGCACGCTCCAGGGCGTATCCGATCTCAGCAGCGCCCATCCCGAATCGTCAAAGCCTGGTTGCGCCCATCCTAGTGTTCCATTCGGATCATCTCCCGGATGGAAGCGCCACATCATTTCCAACTCGCTGGTCTTGTCGCGGCCAGCTTCGAAGTCAAAAACCTGGCACCACGCCTCGCTCACGCAGACGGCCAGGAGCAACGCACCAAGGAGTGTCGCGCGCATCATCGTTATCCGCGGCATTGTCCAGAAATAGTGGCACAGGGCAAAACAGCTAGGCAATCGCAAAAATCTGGGCCTGATCGTTATCAGGCAAGAAGGGGAATGAGCGCGGGCGCATCTCGCGGTCCTCCGAGCGGCCGAACAGCGCGTTGCGAGTGTCACCGGCTACTCGGAACTTGAGGCCAAATTCTTGTATTTCGATGCTGCTTTAGCAGCCCGGCCGCTGGCGGGCTCTTGTTATACAGAGTGGGGCATTCTTTGTATTCAGTTGGGGCGTATCGTTACATCAAGTGGGAGATTCGTTGTAATCCGCACTCGATCCCCGACTCCCGCATCCAATCTCTCCGAACGACTTGCGAGAAACAATCAAACTCAGGCTGTGCTGCAAGCCGTGAAACGATAAGCCGGATTCTGCCTCAGAGAAAAGGGAATCGAACGAAGCAAAATCCCGATCGCGTCTTACCGCATCCAATCTAATTAACGGCTTTGAAGAAGCGTCTTTCCTCAGCCTGCAACGAGTTGGACACTCGTTGACCAACCAATTCCACCGAGATTCACATCCTGCGGGCCAAGAGACGAGGAACATGCCGATATTGACAAAGCCGTGTAAGGGAAAACTCAGCGAACAGACACAGCAAATGCTCCGCACGCGGCAAGACAGAGCGGATTGGGGAGTATATCCCTGCGAGATTTGCGGACAGAACGTAGGTGTCTCCGAGGCAAACGGGGATTGGATTCCCGAGAGACACTGGCCTTCAGTCGTATATGCTCCCCGCAAACCTGGTACTAGCCGCTATCAGGCGAAGACCATGATGCCGGCTAAACTTCGCATGCCATCCCGTTAAGAGAGGAATGCCAATGGCGAATCCGCCCCTGGAAGTTCAGACGCGCACCACAAATGACGCATTCGGAAAGTTCGCTGCCTCGGCATCAGGATGGCTGGGATCGAAGTGGGCGTTCGCCGGTGCCGGCATGATTATCGTAATCTGGGCAGCCCTTGGGCCAATCTTCCACTTCTCTGATACCTGGCAGCTAGTCATAAATACAGGCACAACCATCGTCACATTCTTGATGGTGTTTCTAATCCAGAACACTCAGAATCGAGACGCTCGAGCAATCAATCTGAAGCTCAATGAGCTTATCCGCGCCATCGACAAGGCTCGCGATCAGATGATTGATATCGAAAATCTGAGTGACCTTGAGCTTGACGAGCTCCAATCCAAATACGAAAAAATCAGGAGCGCATGCATCCAGCGCCAACCCGTCCGCCCGCGGGGCCAAGATCTGGTTGCCGGTACAGAAACCATCACGAGCAAATGACTGCCTGATTATCAGTCCAGCCGCGTTAGATAAGCCACGCCCTCGTCGGGCTGCAGCCGCCGCGCCATCTCCTCAGCCTGCCCGCGGTCATCTCCCTGCGGCCGGATGCGCACCCAGTAGCTGCGTTCTCCTGCAAACTCGATCACCTTTGAGCCTGCATATTCGCTGAGCAGCTTCTCCTTGAATTTGAGCGCCTTGTGCTCGCTCAAAAACGGCCCAATCTGCACGCACCAGCGGCCGCCCACATCCATTGGCTTCGGCGTCTCATAAACGTCCACCCGCACGCGATCCGTGCCCGAGCGATAAATCCCAATCGACTTCGCTGACGCAATCGTCAAGTCAATAATCTTGTTTGGAACAAAGGGTCCCCGATCGCTGATGCGCATCGACGAGGCCTGACGCGTCCTCAGATTCGTCACCACGATCAGCGACCCCATCGGTAGCGTGCGATGTGCGGCCGTGAGAGCCTCGTCGCTGAACACCTGTCCATTGGCGGCTTTTCGTCCCTTATAAGGAGCGGTGTACCACGTCGCCGAGCCCTCTTCACTGTAGATCGGGCGATGACTGAGGATGAATTCCTTGTCTTCCGCCGTCACTCCGCCCTCAGGAACAGGTGTGACCGGAATACCGCCCGTGCTCGGTCGTGATGGCGCGGACGGCGTCGAAGGCCTGTAGACGGGGGGAGCCGTTGCCGTCGGCGACGGCTGCGGCTGCTTCTTGTGCCCGCAGCCAGCCAGCCCAACTCCGGCAATCAACAAAAAAGTCAGGCACGCGGAACGGCGCACGTTTGCGTGTTGAACATCCGCCATCAGGCCCGAGGGCCCTGCTGTTGCGATTTATCCATGCGATCAGCAAGATTCCGTAGCGTGTCCGACATCTTGCGCATCGCCACGATCGATTCGGAACGCACCTGCGGAATCACCTCATCATTCACATACGCGATCGCGTGGCGCAATTCCATCTCGATCAATTCCATGGCTTCTTCAATCCGGTGGCCGACTCCGGGACCCGACGGTGGTGGAGGAGGATAAGAGCTCATTCAAGAACCTCGCTTTCTAGTCTCAGTGCGGCTGCGACCCGCGTCAATGCCGTCAAAGGTGGTGATACCCCAACCTGTGCCTGCCCGGCCAACACCGGGTCCACGCGTCCAAAAACCTAAACCGCAACTCTTTTGAATTCCGAAAGTTACTTTTTCTGAACATTCTGCGTCCGACATAGTACAAGGATTGCAGTCCTGCGCTTAGCAAACACGATGGTTCGAGCCGATTGGTTCCCTGTGATCTACGACTCAGTACGCAAAAAGTTCCACGATATGAGGGCCTCCTTCTTGGCGTACGACGGGAAACCTGCATTCGCATACCGGAGAAATCTCTTCCGACAAAGCCCTCTCCTTCCATCATTGCGATCACTGGTCTCGTCATTATTTTTCCTCACGGCAAGCGCCATGGGCCTGGCCCAAATGCAACCAGTCAGCCCTGCCAGTCCGCTGCCCGACGCACCCCTTCCCGTGATTAAGCATGAGAACTCCAAGAGTGGCCCATGCCGGGTGATTCCCAAAAGCGAGTCAGCGGGAATCGCCCTCTCCGAAACCGGAACCGGGTTGATCGCCGAGCAGGCCAGCTTCCCTCCGCCTGCAGCTCAGCCACAAGTGCCGGCAGTCACCAGCGCGGGAACGATCCTCGCGCCGCTCGAGCTCCCTCCCTGCCCCCCGATGCCTCTCATCAACTTCTATCAGCGCTTCCTCAACGGCCCAGAGGTCAAACCTCTGACGCCGAAAGAAAAGGCCCGACTCGCAGTCAAAAACATCCTCGACCCCTTCAACGCCGTCACCATCCTGGCCAACGCGGCCATCGCCGTCGGCTCCGACTCCCACTCCGACTACGGTCCCGGAATGCACGGCTTCGCCAAGGTGGTGGGCGTCAGCTACAGCGAAGATATGACAGGCGAGTTCGTCGGCACGTTTCTAATTCCCTCGATCGTTCACCAGGACCCTCACTACCATCGCATGCCGCACGCCACCATCAAGCGCCGCATCTTCCACGCTGCTGCCCAGGTGTTCTGGACACAGGGTGACAACGGCAAGGGCATGTTGAACTACGCCGACCTGGTTGGCTTCCCCATCGATCTCGAAATCGCCAACCTCTACGTCCCCGGCGAAAAAACGAATCTGCCCTCCACGGCGATTCGCTACGGCAGCGGTCTCGCCCTTGCCCCCACCGACAACTTCATCACCGAATTCCTTCCCGACCTCGCCCGCCGCATCCACGTCCGCGTAGTGCTCGTTCAGGAGATCATCAACCAGGTCGCTCACACCGAGCCCGCCGGCACCCCTTAGAGGGGGTAATCAAGTGGGTAAACTATTGCAGGCGAAAGCGTTTGCAATGGCCCAGCGATCCGCACATCCTTCCCATTCACCCCCCTGCCATCACCGTTCGCCCCGCTTTTTCCCCGTTCGCTGCACCCCGGTTGGATTGACCAGCCCCCCTCATTACTCTTGTACTGAGTTTTCAGGTTCCGGCGGTACCGTGGCCGGACTCCACCGCAAGTCCAGAGCATTCTTTCTCAAGGAGATCGCACCAATGTCAAAAACGATGAAGTACGCCGAGAAAGCCGCAGTCTATGCGGCCAAGGGAGCGTGGGTGGTTTTCGAGCGGTTCAACCGCATTAGCCCCAACCCGTCGTTTACCCCCAAATGGAGCGATAAACCCCTCCTGAAGAGCTATCAGAAAGAAAAGCCGCCCCTTGGCTGGCCCCGCACCACGGATTCGCTCTGTCCCAAGTGCGTCCCCGAAATCCGCCAGCAGATTCTCGACGGCAAGCTGCCGCACGAAGTTCTGCTCAATGAAAAGGTCGGTGAAATCAAGGCCCAGATCATCGAGCGCGACGGCAAAATCCTCATGGTGAAGGATTGCCCCAAGCACGGCCACTTTGAAGACGTGATGTCCATCGACCCCGCCTTCTTCAAGCACCTTGAAGAGAGCTTCCCCGGCCGCGACATCCGCGCTCACGGAGCCACCGAAGGCAAGCTGCACAACCACGGCACCTCGACCGTTACCCACGGCCGCGGCTCAGTGCTCACCATCGATCTCACCAACCGCTGCAACATGATGTGCGATCCCTGCTTCATGGACGCCAACCAGGTCGGCTTCGTCCACGAGCTTACGTGGGACGAAATCAAGACCATGCTCGACAACGCCATCACCATCAAGCCGCGTCGCCAGATGAGCGTGCAGTTCTCCGGTGGCGAGCCCACGCTGTCGCCTTACTTCCTTGACGCTGTCGCCTACTCGCGCAAGGTTGGATACAACTCGGTGCAGGCCGCATCGAACGGCATCGAATTCGCGAAGTCCAAAGAACTCTGCCGCGCCGCTGCTGAAGCCGGCCTCCGCTACGTCTACCTCCAGTTCGACGGCATCGGCAACGCTGCCAACTCGCACCGCAAGGTCGGCAACCTCTTCGACGTAAAACTGCAGGCGATCAACAATCTGCACGAAGCCGGCGTAGACATCGTTCCCGTTACGACGATCATCAACGGCATTAATAACGAGCAGGTTGGCCGCATCATCGAGTTCGCACTCGACAATCCCAAGAAGATCAGCTTCCTCTCCTTCCAGCCTGTCAGCTTCACCGGCCGCGACGAGGACATCAGCGAAGAGCGTCGTCTTGCTCAGCGCTACACCCTCTCGCACATGGCACACGATGTCAAGAATCAGGTGGGCCTCGGCGTTCCCGAGCGCGACTGGTTCCCCATCTCTTTCATGTCCACCTTCTCTGACTGGGCCGATCTTGTGCACGGGCCCACCGCCGAGTGGGGCCAGCTCTCCTGCGGATGCCACCCCAACTGCGGCATCGGCATGGCGCTCATGATCGACAAGGAAACCAAGGAAGCAGCCCCCGTCACCGCCTTCCTCCATATGGACCAGGTTGCCAAGGATCTCGCCAAGGTCAACGATGCCGCTCGCGGCAAGTGGCTCTCGGTCATCGGATTCGGTCTC
It encodes:
- a CDS encoding low affinity iron permease family protein — translated: MANPPLEVQTRTTNDAFGKFAASASGWLGSKWAFAGAGMIIVIWAALGPIFHFSDTWQLVINTGTTIVTFLMVFLIQNTQNRDARAINLKLNELIRAIDKARDQMIDIENLSDLELDELQSKYEKIRSACIQRQPVRPRGQDLVAGTETITSK
- a CDS encoding septal ring lytic transglycosylase RlpA family protein, whose amino-acid sequence is MADVQHANVRRSACLTFLLIAGVGLAGCGHKKQPQPSPTATAPPVYRPSTPSAPSRPSTGGIPVTPVPEGGVTAEDKEFILSHRPIYSEEGSATWYTAPYKGRKAANGQVFSDEALTAAHRTLPMGSLIVVTNLRTRQASSMRISDRGPFVPNKIIDLTIASAKSIGIYRSGTDRVRVDVYETPKPMDVGGRWCVQIGPFLSEHKALKFKEKLLSEYAGSKVIEFAGERSYWVRIRPQGDDRGQAEEMARRLQPDEGVAYLTRLD
- a CDS encoding radical SAM protein — its product is MSKTMKYAEKAAVYAAKGAWVVFERFNRISPNPSFTPKWSDKPLLKSYQKEKPPLGWPRTTDSLCPKCVPEIRQQILDGKLPHEVLLNEKVGEIKAQIIERDGKILMVKDCPKHGHFEDVMSIDPAFFKHLEESFPGRDIRAHGATEGKLHNHGTSTVTHGRGSVLTIDLTNRCNMMCDPCFMDANQVGFVHELTWDEIKTMLDNAITIKPRRQMSVQFSGGEPTLSPYFLDAVAYSRKVGYNSVQAASNGIEFAKSKELCRAAAEAGLRYVYLQFDGIGNAANSHRKVGNLFDVKLQAINNLHEAGVDIVPVTTIINGINNEQVGRIIEFALDNPKKISFLSFQPVSFTGRDEDISEERRLAQRYTLSHMAHDVKNQVGLGVPERDWFPISFMSTFSDWADLVHGPTAEWGQLSCGCHPNCGIGMALMIDKETKEAAPVTAFLHMDQVAKDLAKVNDAARGKWLSVIGFGLALLRNYDPFQAPTHFKITDMLKKMDKTFNATGKDYGSVKGDRTMDDIKKRRSDRWNFLFIAGMWFQDLFNYDFRRTEQCIIPYATQEGEISFCAYNTGVGWRNIIEKMHMTATLTKWYEEHGRHEIFAGGKKVGMNYVGHELKLNMEHVNSEANHTLDNLGIAKNAREEKIRARDTKIKSDAENAKMAKLYREHVLGEKPVEGLVSLDSIRPASNNAASPINRHTEKEPVAGD